Proteins encoded by one window of Chrysiogenes arsenatis DSM 11915:
- a CDS encoding MGMT family protein, translating to MKILSSIIKPTHKPITPFQWRVYAALLLIPRGSVTTYGLLARYLGCGSAQAVGQALRRNPFAPDVPCHRVITSNLCIGGFSGQREGEQIAKKLTLLTAEGVEFHNSALKDPRQIFHFPT from the coding sequence TTGAAAATCTTGAGCAGCATTATTAAACCCACCCACAAGCCCATCACCCCTTTTCAATGGCGCGTCTATGCCGCCCTTTTGTTGATTCCGCGAGGGTCAGTAACCACGTACGGGTTACTGGCTCGCTATCTGGGGTGCGGTTCGGCACAAGCCGTCGGGCAAGCACTTCGCCGCAACCCTTTCGCGCCGGATGTCCCCTGCCATCGTGTGATTACGTCAAACCTGTGTATTGGTGGCTTTTCGGGGCAAAGAGAAGGGGAGCAGATCGCAAAAAAACTCACTTTGTTGACTGCCGAAGGGGTTGAGTTTCACAATAGCGCCCTGAAAGACCCTCGGCAAATTTTCCATTTCCCTACTTGA